From a single Adhaeribacter swui genomic region:
- a CDS encoding YajQ family cyclic di-GMP-binding protein, producing the protein MASFDIVSKIDPQSLENALNTVKKEIQNRYDFKDTKGSVELDKKSNIIHITTENSMRVKHIEDIIMTKMVKQNLDATALDFSEEEYASGPMIKKDVKVKVGVDKETAKKIVKIIKDSKLKVQAAIMDDQIRVTGKKIDDLQDVIALMRQSNLGLPLQYVNMKS; encoded by the coding sequence ATGGCCTCATTTGATATTGTAAGTAAAATAGATCCGCAAAGCTTGGAAAATGCCCTGAATACCGTAAAGAAGGAAATTCAGAATCGTTACGATTTTAAAGACACGAAAGGCAGCGTGGAACTCGACAAAAAATCAAACATTATTCATATTACCACCGAAAACTCGATGCGGGTAAAGCACATCGAAGATATTATCATGACTAAAATGGTAAAGCAAAACCTCGATGCCACCGCTCTGGATTTTTCGGAAGAAGAGTATGCCTCCGGCCCGATGATTAAAAAAGATGTGAAGGTGAAAGTGGGCGTGGATAAAGAAACGGCTAAAAAAATTGTAAAAATAATTAAAGACAGTAAACTGAAAGTGCAGGCCGCCATTATGGACGATCAGATACGGGTTACCGGTAAAAAAATCGATGATTTGCAGGATGTAATTGCCTTAATGCGTCAGTCGAATTTGGGCTTGCCGTTGCAGTATGTTAATATGAAATCATAA
- a CDS encoding lipocalin family protein, whose translation MQKNTREIAIAAGTVLLGTLALRYFTRNHQPLETVPTVDLNKYMGKWYEIAAFPLIFERGCHCTTAEYSLDPAGFVKVVNSCNRNNPKGKKKVAEAKAFPVAGSNNSKLKVQFQWPFTGDYWIIGLDADYSYAVVGTPDRQNLWILSRSPFMAPTLYQNLVTLAQQKGFDTDHLRVTDQSCFG comes from the coding sequence ATGCAAAAAAACACCCGCGAAATAGCTATTGCCGCCGGCACAGTGCTTTTAGGAACACTGGCCTTACGATATTTTACCCGCAATCACCAGCCTTTAGAAACTGTTCCGACGGTTGATTTAAACAAATACATGGGCAAGTGGTACGAAATTGCGGCTTTTCCTTTAATTTTTGAGCGGGGTTGCCATTGCACTACCGCCGAGTACAGCTTAGATCCGGCTGGTTTCGTGAAAGTAGTAAACAGTTGCAACCGCAACAATCCGAAAGGCAAGAAAAAAGTAGCCGAAGCGAAAGCTTTTCCGGTGGCGGGCAGCAACAATTCTAAATTAAAAGTACAGTTTCAATGGCCCTTTACCGGCGACTATTGGATTATTGGCTTAGATGCTGATTATTCGTATGCCGTGGTGGGTACCCCGGACCGGCAAAACTTATGGATTTTGAGCCGCTCACCGTTTATGGCGCCTACTTTGTACCAAAACCTGGTAACCCTGGCGCAGCAAAAAGGCTTTGATACCGACCATTTACGCGTAACCGATCAAAGTTGCTTTGGATAA
- a CDS encoding DUF4174 domain-containing protein: MSKKFKIFITCLLGCLGCTWSVMAQSGSAAATLNDMDKGKHRILLVFAPNSQNELLQEQNKMLRQAHPGLTERDMLVVQVIENNVELNPDIKEAVPSAGKLRQEYKVNAEQFSVVLLGKDGGEKYRAQHPQAPAVLFQIIDAMPMRQSEMHGKRSD; this comes from the coding sequence ATGAGCAAGAAATTTAAAATTTTTATTACCTGTTTACTCGGGTGCTTGGGTTGTACTTGGTCGGTTATGGCTCAGTCTGGCAGTGCTGCCGCTACCTTAAACGACATGGATAAAGGAAAACACCGCATTTTATTAGTATTTGCCCCCAATAGTCAGAATGAATTGTTGCAGGAACAAAATAAAATGCTGCGCCAGGCTCACCCGGGTTTAACTGAGCGCGACATGCTGGTAGTGCAGGTAATCGAAAATAACGTAGAATTAAATCCAGACATAAAAGAAGCCGTGCCCAGTGCCGGTAAACTGCGCCAGGAGTATAAAGTAAATGCTGAGCAGTTTTCGGTGGTATTACTGGGCAAAGACGGTGGTGAAAAATACCGGGCCCAGCATCCCCAGGCCCCGGCAGTGTTGTTTCAAATTATTGATGCCATGCCCATGCGGCAAAGCGAAATGCACGGGAAACGCAGCGATTAA